A region of Streptomyces sp. R44 DNA encodes the following proteins:
- a CDS encoding LCP family protein, with the protein MTDRAGTPAEPDPPATEDEDTAPGAPEKPRRRHWLRWTALGCAVVVLAAAGVGWWFYRKLDDNITTDTTAAAELEKYEKERPPAGTSAARNILLIGSDTRAGEGNRKYGRDRGTQRSDTTILLHLAAGKSSATAVSLPRDLMVTIPSCRKPDGTRTREQFAQFNWAFEFGGTACTIRTVEKLTGIRVDHHMVIDFRGFKKMVDAVDGVEVCLKEPVNDRDAKLKLPAGRQTLNGEQALGFVRARKSIGNGSDTERMDRQQQFLGALVNKVQSDGVLLNPTKLYPVLDAATKAITTDPGLDSLRDLYDLARGMRAIPTDKVQFLTVPRRSYRYDANRDELVQPAASELFKQLREDKPVLVTPDNEKKDGKPDDADSPMPSATPTFTGRNAAEGVCE; encoded by the coding sequence GTGACGGACCGCGCAGGCACGCCCGCCGAACCGGATCCCCCGGCCACGGAGGACGAGGACACGGCACCCGGCGCTCCGGAGAAGCCGCGCCGGCGCCACTGGCTGCGCTGGACCGCCCTCGGTTGCGCGGTCGTCGTGCTGGCCGCCGCCGGGGTCGGCTGGTGGTTCTACCGCAAGCTCGACGACAACATCACCACGGACACCACCGCCGCCGCCGAGCTGGAGAAGTACGAGAAGGAGCGCCCGCCCGCGGGCACCTCGGCCGCCCGGAACATCCTGCTCATCGGCTCGGACACGCGGGCCGGCGAGGGGAACCGCAAGTACGGCAGGGACCGGGGCACCCAGCGTTCCGACACGACGATCCTGCTGCACCTCGCGGCGGGGAAGTCGAGCGCGACGGCCGTCTCGCTGCCCCGGGACCTGATGGTGACGATCCCGAGCTGCCGCAAGCCGGACGGGACCCGCACGCGGGAGCAGTTCGCTCAGTTCAACTGGGCCTTCGAGTTCGGCGGGACGGCGTGCACGATCCGCACCGTCGAGAAGCTGACCGGGATCCGGGTCGACCACCACATGGTGATCGACTTCCGGGGCTTCAAGAAGATGGTGGACGCCGTGGACGGGGTGGAGGTCTGCCTCAAGGAGCCGGTGAACGACCGGGACGCGAAGCTGAAGCTGCCCGCGGGCCGCCAGACGCTCAACGGGGAGCAGGCCCTCGGCTTCGTACGGGCCCGCAAGTCGATCGGGAACGGCAGCGACACGGAACGCATGGACCGCCAGCAGCAGTTCCTCGGCGCCCTCGTCAACAAGGTGCAGAGCGACGGGGTGCTGCTCAACCCGACCAAGCTCTACCCGGTCCTGGACGCGGCCACGAAGGCGATCACCACGGACCCGGGGCTCGACTCGCTGCGGGACCTGTACGACCTCGCGCGGGGCATGCGGGCCATCCCGACGGACAAGGTGCAGTTCCTCACGGTCCCGCGCCGGTCCTACCGGTACGACGCGAACCGGGACGAACTCGTACAACCGGCGGCGAGTGAGCTCTTCAAGCAGCTGCGTGAGGACAAGCCCGTTCTGGTGACACCCGACAACGAGAAGAAGGACGGGAAGCCCGATGACGCGGACTCACCGATGCCCTCCGCGACACCGACCTTCACGGGACGGAACGCTGCGGAAGGGGTGTGCGAGTAA
- a CDS encoding LCP family protein has product MDAHSRGRADEIDPADQWVLNPQTGNYELRLDRSAGQPRPQSPSRSRRSPSTAPAPSEAPVPGQRRRRAEEPDGGQIPAQGRRKRKQGASRKKKVLLWTGGTMAFVLVGGAAGAYAIYNKLNNNLDVVDVVGKDTNAGFAKGKAFNILVIGTDKRTGEGNAGYGDKNSPGHADTTILFHVSKDRTNATALSIPRDMKTDIPDCQTRQTDGTIKTIPGESDVRFNVSLGQNGRDPGCVMRTVEELTGVTVDHFMMADFNAVKEMTTAVGGVKVCVEKAVNDPKSHLKLPAGESVIQGEQALAFVRTRHSFGNESDLDRIKVQQQFLSSMIRQMKSDDTLTDPGKLLDLANAATSALTVDSGIGDLTKLQGLARELSSIDAKNIAFTTLPVIDNPAEKIRATVVPDPVKAPQLFAMLQSDTSLTEVKKQQQDAKNAQAALLKGTRSTAAEVRVDVYNGSGIRGAAQSTIVWLQNDQGVNRSTNKSNAPEKAAKTTLEYAPNQADQARKLADMMGLPATALKPGTQNAGEREPMTLVLGADFKGAGVPITGPAKAPKDLEKVAADKQVCAK; this is encoded by the coding sequence GTGGACGCGCACAGCCGTGGACGGGCGGACGAGATCGACCCCGCCGACCAGTGGGTCCTCAACCCGCAGACGGGCAACTACGAACTGCGACTGGACCGCTCCGCTGGGCAGCCGCGGCCGCAGTCCCCGTCCCGCTCCCGCAGATCCCCCTCCACCGCACCCGCGCCGTCCGAGGCGCCCGTCCCCGGCCAGCGCCGCCGCAGGGCCGAGGAGCCCGATGGCGGCCAGATCCCGGCGCAGGGCCGCCGCAAGCGCAAGCAGGGCGCGAGCCGCAAGAAGAAGGTCCTGCTGTGGACCGGCGGCACGATGGCCTTCGTGCTCGTGGGCGGCGCGGCCGGTGCGTACGCGATCTACAACAAGCTCAACAACAACCTCGACGTCGTCGACGTCGTCGGCAAGGACACCAACGCCGGCTTCGCCAAGGGCAAGGCCTTCAACATCCTGGTCATCGGCACCGACAAGCGGACCGGCGAGGGCAACGCGGGCTACGGCGACAAGAACAGCCCCGGCCACGCCGACACCACGATCCTCTTCCACGTCTCCAAGGACCGGACGAACGCCACCGCGCTGTCCATCCCGCGCGACATGAAGACGGACATCCCCGACTGCCAGACGCGCCAGACCGACGGGACCATCAAGACGATCCCCGGCGAGTCCGACGTCCGCTTCAACGTGAGCCTCGGGCAGAACGGCCGCGACCCCGGCTGTGTCATGCGTACGGTCGAGGAGCTGACCGGCGTGACGGTCGACCACTTCATGATGGCCGACTTCAACGCCGTCAAGGAGATGACGACCGCGGTCGGCGGCGTGAAGGTCTGCGTCGAGAAGGCCGTGAACGACCCGAAGTCCCATCTGAAGCTGCCCGCGGGCGAGTCGGTCATCCAGGGCGAGCAGGCCCTCGCCTTCGTCCGTACCCGGCACAGCTTCGGCAACGAGAGCGACCTGGACCGCATCAAGGTCCAGCAGCAATTCCTGAGTTCGATGATCCGCCAGATGAAGTCGGACGACACGCTGACGGACCCGGGCAAGCTCCTCGACCTCGCCAACGCGGCGACGAGCGCGCTCACCGTCGACTCCGGCATAGGTGACCTGACCAAGCTCCAGGGCCTGGCCCGCGAGTTGTCCTCGATCGACGCCAAGAACATCGCGTTCACGACGCTCCCGGTCATCGACAACCCCGCCGAGAAGATCAGGGCGACGGTCGTCCCCGACCCGGTCAAGGCACCGCAGCTGTTCGCGATGCTCCAGTCCGACACCTCGCTCACCGAGGTGAAGAAGCAGCAGCAGGACGCCAAGAACGCGCAGGCCGCGCTCCTCAAGGGCACCCGGTCCACCGCCGCCGAGGTGCGCGTCGACGTCTACAACGGCAGTGGCATCCGGGGGGCGGCCCAGTCGACCATCGTCTGGCTGCAGAACGACCAGGGTGTGAACCGCTCCACCAACAAGAGCAACGCCCCCGAGAAGGCGGCGAAGACCACGCTCGAGTACGCACCGAACCAGGCCGATCAGGCCCGCAAGCTCGCGGACATGATGGGTCTGCCGGCCACGGCTCTCAAGCCGGGCACGCAGAACGCCGGGGAACGCGAGCCCATGACGCTCGTCCTCGGCGCCGACTTCAAGGGCGCGGGGGTGCCCATCACCGGACCGGCAAAGGCGCCGAAGGATCTGGAGAAGGTAGCAGCTGACAAGCAGGTGTGCGCCAAGTGA